One genomic region from Nymphaea colorata isolate Beijing-Zhang1983 chromosome 10, ASM883128v2, whole genome shotgun sequence encodes:
- the LOC116262726 gene encoding laccase-17-like, whose amino-acid sequence MGAPLKGVCMGILLWAVTVLFSWPCLTSANNAYGIRRYTFHIRTKNMTRLCHTKPVVTVNGKIPGPKITVQEGDRVIVKVVNHARYNITIHWHGVRQLNSAWADGPAYVTQCPIQKGQTYVYNFSISGQRGTLFYHAHDSWMRASVYGAIIILPRPSFTYPFPKPFKEVPIIFGEWWNADPEAVIAQALQTGAGPNVSVSYTINGHPGLLYNCSAKDTFKLKVTPGKTYLLRLINAALNDELFFSIANHSLTLVEADAIYVKPFQTDTVLITPGQTINVLLQTKPYVSNATFVMAARPYATGQGTFDNSTTVGLLLYVANDLYHSILPVPKLPLIMPALPALNDTNYAANFSRKFRSFASKQFPANVPQKVDRRFFFTVGLGSTPCPKNQTCQGPNGTKFSASVNNVSFVLPTTALLQAYFFDQSNGIYTTDFPSQPLVTFNYTGTPPNNTNVLNATKVVGLKYNTTVELVMQDTSILGAESHPLHLHGFNFFVVGQGFGNYDPKKDPLSFNLVDPMERNTIGVPSGGWVAVRFLADNPGVWFMHCHLEVHTSWGLKMAWVVLDGLLPSQKLPPPPADLPRC is encoded by the exons ATGGGAGCACCTCTTAAAGGTGTTTGCATGGGAATACTACTATGGGCAGTGACTGTTCTGTTCTCCTGGCCCTGCCTCACAAGTGCCAACAATGCATACGGGATCAGGCGCTACACCTTCCAT ATACGAACGAAGAATATGACGAGGCTGTGCCACACGAAGCCAGTTGTTACGGTTAATGGGAAGATTCCGGGGCCTAAAATCACGGTCCAAGAAGGAGATCGAGTCATCGTTAAGGTGGTGAATCATGCTCGCTACAACATCACTATACACTG GCACGGAGTTAGGCAGCTCAACAGTGCATGGGCAGACGGACCAGCGTATGTAACACAGTGTCCAATTCAAAAGGGGCAGACGTATGTCTACAACTTCAGCATCAGCGGTCAGAGAGGGACTCTTTTCTATCATGCTCATGATTCATGGATGAGAGCCAGTGTTTATGGTGCCATCATCATCCTTCCTCGCCCCAGTTTCACCTATCCTTTCCCCAAGCCTTTCAAAGAAGTTCCTATCATCTTCG GAGAATGGTGGAACGCCGACCCAGAGGCGGTCATTGCTCAAGCTTTGCAGACTGGTGCTGGCCCTAACGTCTCCGTCTCTTACACCATTAATGGCCACCCTGGACTGCTTTATAATTGCTCCGCTAAAG ATACTTTCAAGCTGAAGGTTACACCTGGTAAGACCTATTTACTTCGCCTGATCAATGCTGCACTCAATGACGAGCTGTTCTTCAGCATCGCCAACCACTCTCTGACACTTGTAGAAGCAGACGCCATATATGTGAAGCCGTTCCAAACAGATACTGTCCTCATAACTCCAGGACAGACCATTAATGTCCTGCTTCAGACTAAACCATATGTTTCTAATGCCACATTCGTCATGGCTGCTAGACCTTATGCTACTGGTCAGGGAACATTTGATAACTCAACTACGGTGGGACTCCTCCTGTACGTGGCCAACGACCTATACCACAGTATCCTCCCTGTTCCTAAGCTCCCCCTCATCATGCCTGCACTTCCTGCTCTTAATGACACCAACTATGCCGCTAATTTCAGCAGAAAATTTAGAAGCTTCGCAAGCAAACAGTTTCCGGCCAACGTCCCGCAGAAAGTCGACCGCCGCTTCTTCTTCACGGTGGGACTTGGCAGCACGCCCTGTCCTAAAAACCAAACATGTCAAGGTCCTAATGGAACTAAGTTTTCTGCCTCTGTGAACAATGTCTCTTTTGTTCTTCCAACCACAGCACTGCTTCAGGCGTACTTCTTCGATCAATCTAATGGAATTTACACGACGGATTTTCCTAGCCAGCCTCTGGTAACTTTCAACTACACAGGCACTCCTCCTAACAATACCAATGTGCTCAATGCTACCAAGGTGGTGGGGTTGAAGTACAACACAACTGTTGAGCTGGTGATGCAGGACACAAGCATTCTTGGTGCAGAAAGCCAtcctcttcatcttcatggcttcaatttctttgtggTGGGACAGGGGTTTGGCAACTACGACCCAAAGAAGGATCCACTAAGCTTCAACTTGGTCGACCCCATGGAGAGGAATACAATAGGAGTGCCAAGTGGAGGATGGGTGGCAGTTCGCTTCTTAGCAGACAATCCAG GTGTGTGGTTTATGCATTGCCATTTGGAAGTTCACACCAGTTGGGGACTAAAGATGGCTTGGGTAGTCCTGGATGGACTACTGCCAAGCCAGAAGCTGCCTCCGCCACCGGCCGATCTTCCAAGATGCTGA
- the LOC116261790 gene encoding uncharacterized protein LOC116261790, which produces MALVVYWYDFVCFAIVGISIIAALWVIWRKECARECRTGTKYESLLPTRPEDGQSLASAQPGHVGTDMLWMSCWRGVHPGVLLVIRLVSGLVMAAFLAWDIDVWTADVYIYYTEWTFTLVIIYFAIGTIVSAYGCIIHSKRQGVENEEQAASVQHSVDGRSTDINFRSRANGDTVKLQSYYEQEQFLRRAGFWGYAMQIAYQASAGAVMLTDIVFWCLIVPFLSIQRFSLNLLMGCMHVLNAVFLLLDTSLNSLPFPWFRLSYFVLWSCTYVIFQWVLHACGYSTWPYPFLELSTPWAPLWYFALALVHLPCYGFYSLIVKAKNVVFSRLFPHAYIRTC; this is translated from the exons ATGGCGCTGGTCGTGTACTGGTACGACTTCGTCTGCTTCGCCATTGTCGGGATATCGATCATCGCCGCCTTGTGGGTGATATGGCGCAAGGAATGCGCCAGGGAGTGCCGGACCGGGACCAAGTACGAGAGCCTGCTGCCAACGAGGCCCGAAGATGGTCAGTCCCTTGCTTCGGCACAACCGGGCCATGTTGGTACCGACATGCTATGGATGAGCTGCTGGCGAGGTGTGCATCCCGGCGTCCTCTTGGTGATCCGGCTGGTTTCAGGGCTTGTCATGGCCGCGTTCTTGGCATGGGACATCGACGTCTGGACCGCAGACGTCTACATTTACTACACGGA ATGGACCTTCACACTGGTCATCATCTATTTCGCG ATTGGTACCATCGTTTCTGCTTATGGTTGCATCATACACTCAAAAAGGCAGGGAGTCGAGAATGAGGAGCAGGCTGCTTCTGTTCAACATTCAGTGGACGGTCGGTCTACAGACATAAACTTTAGAAGCAGAGCAAATGGAGATACCGTCAAACTCCAAAGTTATTATGAGCAGGAGCAGTTTTTACGAAGAGCTGGCTTTTGGGGATATGCCATGCAGATTGCTTACCAG GCCTCTGCAGGTGCAGTGATGCTAACGGACATCGTTTTCTGGTGTCTTATTGTTCCATTTCTTTCAATTCAGCGGTTCAGCCTGAACTTG ttgaTGGGATGCATGCATGTGCTCAATGCCGTCTTTCTTCTCCTCGATACTTCTTTAAACAGTTTG CCATTTCCTTGGTTTCGCCTTTCGTATTTTGTGCTCTGGAGTTGCACCTATGTCATTTTTCAGTGGGTCCTTCATGCCTGTGGCTATTCAAC GTGGCCCTACCCTTTCCTTGAGCTGTCAACCCCCTGGGCTCCTTTATG GTACTTTGCCTTGGCGCTTGTTCACCTCCCATGCTATGGTTTTTATTCCCTCATTGTGAAAGCAAAAAATGTAGTCTTCTCAAGATTGTTCCCTCATGCATATATCAGGACTTGCTAA
- the LOC116262106 gene encoding short-chain dehydrogenase reductase 3b-like — protein MSKGRLEGKVALVTGGASGIGEATARLFAANGAMVVIADIQDELGAQVAASIGNGRCIYRHCDVREEHQVADTVGSIVESHGKLDVLFSNAGIMEPPASILDMDIEQLDSAMAINVRGCAAMIKHAARAMVAAKIRGSIVCTASVAAGLGGVAPHSYTASKHAVLGLVRSASGELGKYGIRVNCVSPSGVATPLACRPVGVTPAEIEAACSAVSNLQGVVLKAAHVGEAVLFLASDESSFVSGHNLCVDGGLSAVNHAFSVFK, from the exons ATGTCAAAGGGAAG ATTGGAGGGGAAGGTGGCATTGGTGACAGGAGGAGCCAGCGGCATCGGCGAGGCCACCGCTCGCCTCTTTGCCGCCAACGGCGCCATGGTCGTCATCGCCGACATCCAGGACGAGCTGGGAGCCCAAGTCGCCGCCTCCATAGGCAACGGTAGGTGCATTTACAGGCACTGCGACGTCAGGGAGGAGCACCAAGTGGCGGACACCGTCGGCTCCATCGTGGAGAGCCACGGCAAACTGGACGTGCTGTTCAGCAACGCCGGCATCATGGAGCCCCCCGCCAGCATCCTGGACATGGACATCGAGCAACTCGACTCCGCCATGGCCATCAACGTGCGGGGCTGCGCGGCCATGATCAAGCACGCGGCGAGGGCGATGGTGGCCGCCAAGATCCGCGGCTCGATCGTCTGCACGGCGAGCGTCGCGGCCGGTCTGGGAGGGGTGGCGCCGCACTCCTACACGGCGTCGAAGCACGCCGTGCTAGGCCTGGTGAGGTCCGCGTCGGGCGAGCTCGGCAAGTATGGGATCAGGGTGAACTGCGTGTCGCCCTCCGGGGTCGCCACTCCTCTGGCGTGCCGCCCTGTGGGCGTGACGCCGGCGGAGATCGAGGCGGCCTGCAGCGCCGTCTCCAACCTGCAGGGGGTCGTGCTGAAGGCTGCCCATGTTGGGGAGGCCGTCCTCTTCTTGGCTTCAGATGAATCGTCGTTCGTGAGTGGCCACAATCTATGTGTGGACGGAGGGCTCTCTGCTGTCAACCATGCCTTCTCTGTTTTCAAATGa